From a single Chloracidobacterium thermophilum B genomic region:
- a CDS encoding PDDEXK nuclease domain-containing protein, whose translation MAGEVLPTGYGELLENLKSRIRTARVQAALAVNRELVLLYWHIGKEILQKQQQEGWGAKVIERLADDLRREFPDMKGLSRANLFYMRAFAEAYPDREFVQQVAGQLPWFHNVTVLTKVKDPSERKWYLRACVEHGWSRAVLLHQIESGLYHRQGKALTNFARTLPAPQSELAQQLLKDPYNFDFLSTHDALLERDLHKKLVEHLRDFMVELGVGFAFVGSQVHLEVGGEDFYLDLLFYHLKLRCFVVVELKTTEFKPEYAGKLNFYLSAVDDLLRHPQNNPTVGILLCKERNRVVVEYALRDVSKPLGVAEYRLAQALPAELRGALPSVEELEAELAKLDEGNLEEQGYGG comes from the coding sequence ATGGCGGGTGAAGTATTGCCAACTGGCTATGGCGAGTTGTTAGAGAATCTCAAATCGCGCATCCGTACTGCCAGGGTACAGGCGGCGCTGGCGGTCAACCGCGAACTGGTACTGCTCTATTGGCACATAGGCAAAGAGATTCTCCAGAAGCAGCAGCAGGAGGGCTGGGGCGCCAAGGTCATTGAACGCCTGGCCGATGACCTGCGTCGCGAGTTTCCCGATATGAAAGGGCTTTCCCGGGCGAATCTGTTCTACATGCGGGCGTTTGCCGAGGCGTACCCCGACCGGGAATTTGTCCAGCAGGTTGCTGGACAATTGCCCTGGTTCCACAATGTCACGGTTCTGACGAAGGTCAAAGATCCCAGCGAGCGGAAGTGGTACCTGCGGGCTTGTGTGGAACACGGCTGGAGCCGGGCGGTCCTCCTGCACCAGATCGAAAGTGGCCTTTATCATCGCCAGGGAAAGGCTCTCACCAACTTTGCCCGCACCCTGCCCGCGCCGCAATCGGAGCTTGCTCAGCAACTCCTCAAGGACCCTTACAACTTCGATTTTCTCAGCACACACGATGCTCTGCTGGAACGCGACCTGCACAAAAAACTCGTAGAACACCTGCGCGACTTCATGGTGGAGCTAGGCGTTGGGTTTGCCTTTGTGGGATCGCAGGTTCATCTGGAAGTAGGCGGCGAGGACTTCTACCTGGACCTGCTCTTCTATCACTTGAAGCTCCGCTGCTTTGTGGTCGTGGAGCTCAAAACCACGGAGTTCAAGCCTGAATACGCAGGCAAACTCAACTTTTACCTGTCAGCTGTGGACGACCTCCTGCGCCATCCCCAAAACAACCCCACAGTGGGTATTCTCCTATGCAAGGAGAGAAACCGTGTGGTGGTGGAGTACGCCCTGCGGGATGTGAGTAAGCCCCTCGGCGTGGCGGAGTACCGCCTGGCGCAGGCACTGCCTGCCGAACTCCGAGGTGCCCTGCCTTCGGTAGAGGAATTGGAAGCCGAGCTGGCAAAACTGGACGAAGGAAATTTGGAGGAGCAAGGCTATGGCGGGTGA
- a CDS encoding HepT-like ribonuclease domain-containing protein, which produces MKDILDAIAKIERYAARGREAFEQEELIQTWVLYHIQLIGEVAAQLGKAFHQAHPEIPWAQIVAMRNVLVHEYFGVDLQEVWRTVERDLPALKNQIEALVKQLEEPGCYGG; this is translated from the coding sequence TTGAAGGACATTCTGGATGCCATCGCGAAAATCGAGCGTTACGCCGCTCGGGGCCGAGAAGCGTTTGAACAGGAAGAACTGATTCAAACCTGGGTCTTGTACCACATTCAGCTCATCGGAGAGGTGGCGGCGCAACTTGGCAAAGCCTTTCATCAGGCCCACCCTGAGATACCCTGGGCGCAGATAGTCGCCATGCGCAACGTGCTCGTTCACGAGTATTTCGGGGTGGATTTGCAGGAAGTGTGGAGAACCGTGGAAAGAGACCTTCCCGCTCTAAAAAACCAGATAGAGGCACTTGTAAAACAGTTGGAGGAGCCAGGCTGCTATGGCGGGTGA
- a CDS encoding nucleotidyltransferase family protein: MTLEELLHVKREEILQVCARYGARNVRVFGSVARGEADELSDIDLIVDFESGRSLLDHAGLWLELQELLGVKVDVVSSRGIKPRIRERVLREGIPL, from the coding sequence ATGACGCTTGAGGAGCTGTTGCACGTCAAACGCGAGGAAATCCTGCAGGTGTGCGCCAGGTATGGCGCCCGCAACGTACGGGTTTTTGGCTCCGTTGCGCGTGGCGAGGCCGATGAACTAAGCGACATTGACCTGATTGTTGACTTCGAGTCGGGACGAAGTCTGCTCGACCATGCCGGGCTTTGGCTTGAGCTTCAGGAGCTGCTGGGAGTCAAGGTGGACGTGGTGAGCAGTCGCGGCATCAAGCCCCGTATCCGTGAGCGAGTCCTACGAGAAGGCATTCCACTATGA
- a CDS encoding ATP-binding protein, producing the protein MVRVAVPDYPPAAFREALANALIHRDYTRLGAVHVQRHDDRLEISNPGGFPDGVRLDNLLVTAPRPRNPLLADAFKRAGIVERTARGIDTIFYEQLHNGRPAPSYDRSNESSVVVVLPGGQANLDFVRLVVEEDRAGRKLGLDELLLLNALWQDRRLTTEEAARLIQKPESEVRVVLNRLVEAGLVEPRGERKGRTWHLSAATYRRLGQPAAYVRQRGFEPLQQEQMVLQYVATHGQITRREAAELCRLGPYQATRLLGRLVQDGRLVRRGTRKGTYYVTSGGNKI; encoded by the coding sequence ATGGTGCGAGTGGCCGTTCCGGACTACCCACCCGCCGCGTTCCGCGAGGCCCTCGCCAACGCCCTGATTCACCGCGACTACACCCGCTTGGGCGCCGTTCATGTCCAAAGGCACGACGACCGCCTTGAGATTTCCAACCCTGGCGGCTTCCCGGACGGTGTCCGCCTGGACAACCTGCTGGTGACCGCGCCCCGTCCGCGTAACCCTCTCCTGGCCGACGCCTTCAAACGCGCGGGCATCGTCGAACGCACGGCCCGCGGTATTGACACCATCTTCTACGAGCAATTGCATAACGGCCGGCCCGCCCCCTCCTACGACCGCAGCAACGAGTCCAGCGTCGTAGTGGTCCTCCCCGGAGGGCAGGCGAACCTTGACTTCGTCCGCTTGGTGGTCGAAGAAGATCGCGCCGGTCGCAAGCTGGGTCTGGATGAACTTCTGCTCCTGAACGCCCTCTGGCAAGACCGACGCTTGACCACCGAAGAGGCAGCCCGCCTCATCCAGAAACCCGAATCCGAGGTTCGTGTCGTGCTCAACCGCCTGGTGGAAGCGGGACTGGTGGAACCGCGCGGGGAGCGCAAAGGCCGCACCTGGCACCTCTCGGCCGCCACCTATCGCCGTTTGGGCCAACCTGCCGCCTACGTTCGCCAGCGCGGCTTCGAGCCTTTGCAGCAGGAGCAGATGGTGTTGCAATACGTCGCGACTCACGGGCAGATCACCCGTAGGGAAGCAGCGGAACTATGCCGGCTCGGTCCTTATCAGGCGACGCGTCTGCTTGGCCGGTTGGTGCAAGATGGGCGCCTGGTTCGCCGAGGTACGCGCAAGGGGACGTACTACGTTACGAGCGGAGGCAATAAAATATGA
- a CDS encoding AlbA family DNA-binding domain-containing protein — protein sequence MTPERLQELIAAGESIDVEFKGEERSPLSDDDLVESVVCLANRSADTPAWLLIGVEDDGRVTGARPRHESGRTDPVRLTALIANRTRPSLTPRIEVVPCQGKEVIVVEVPPQSAPVGTTSGRYLRRALDGKGRPCCLPMFFHEMHARQADRGAQDYSALVIPEASWDDLDPLEFERFRRSIREHRAGDQSLLKLPDLELAKALGAVEANGQVRSIRVLGLLLFGKEDSLRKIRCGVSYPPTRPPFKSFAARASRSTTSSAGRCCASWKNSSSGSLPATASKRSSSAWCEWPFRTTHPPRSARPSPTP from the coding sequence ATGACACCTGAGAGGCTCCAGGAACTGATCGCCGCTGGCGAATCTATCGACGTCGAGTTCAAGGGTGAAGAACGCAGCCCCTTGTCCGACGACGATTTAGTGGAGTCGGTGGTCTGCCTGGCCAATCGCAGTGCCGACACACCCGCTTGGCTACTCATCGGCGTGGAAGATGACGGCCGCGTTACTGGCGCCCGACCCCGTCACGAATCCGGGCGAACCGACCCAGTCCGCCTGACGGCCCTCATCGCCAACCGAACCCGGCCGTCGCTCACCCCGCGCATTGAGGTCGTTCCTTGCCAAGGCAAGGAAGTCATCGTCGTTGAAGTCCCGCCCCAATCCGCTCCCGTGGGCACGACTTCAGGCCGTTACCTCCGCCGGGCGCTCGACGGCAAAGGCCGCCCTTGCTGCCTGCCGATGTTCTTCCACGAGATGCACGCCCGCCAGGCCGACCGCGGCGCGCAGGACTACTCGGCCCTGGTCATCCCCGAGGCCTCCTGGGATGACCTGGACCCGCTGGAATTCGAGCGTTTCCGCCGCAGCATCCGCGAGCACCGCGCTGGCGACCAGTCCCTCCTGAAATTGCCCGACCTCGAACTGGCCAAAGCCCTGGGTGCCGTGGAAGCCAACGGGCAGGTCCGCAGCATCCGCGTGCTGGGCTTGCTCCTGTTTGGCAAGGAAGATTCGCTAAGGAAGATTCGCTGCGGCGTTTCCTACCCACCCACGAGGCCGCCTTTCAAGTCCTTCGCGGCCAGAGCGTCGAGGTCAACGACTTCTTCCGCTGGCCGCTGTTGCGCCTCATGGAAGAATTCGAGCAGCGGTTCGCTGCCCGCAACCGCGAGCAAGAGATCCTCGTCGGCATGGTGCGAGTGGCCGTTCCGGACTACCCACCCGCCGCGTTCCGCGAGGCCCTCGCCAACGCCCTGA
- a CDS encoding class I SAM-dependent DNA methyltransferase, with translation MTSQRNRDGASSTATLGYEAQLWRMADALRGSMDAAEYKHVVLGLIFLKYISDAFEEQHARLEAERDQGADPEDPDEYRAENIFWVPPEARWAHLKAQAKQPTIGQLVDDAMAAIERDNPALKGVLPKDYARPALDKQRLGQLIDLISNIKVGDEESRAKDVLGRVYEYFLSQFASAEGKKGGEFYTPRCVVKLLVEMLEPYRGRVYDPCCGSAGMFVQSVEFIRAHASGNGNGGKAKADISIYGQESNYTTWRLAKMNLAIRGIDGQIAHGDTFHNDRFQDLKADYILANPPFNVSDWGGERLRDDKRWKYGVPPAGNANFAWVQHIIHHLAPAGVAGFVLANGSMSSNQSGEGEIRKNIIEADLVDCMVALPGQLFYSTQIPACLWFLARDRRGGSPTRPMRDRRGEILFIDARKMGRMVDRTHRELTDDDIARIANTYHAWRTVGARHDSPLPEYRDIPSFCKSATLEEVRKHGYVLTPGRYVGAAEQEEDDEPFDQKMQRLVAQLREQQAEAAKLDAAIAANLKELGFWEMKP, from the coding sequence ATGACATCGCAACGCAATCGAGATGGAGCCTCAAGCACGGCGACGTTGGGCTACGAAGCACAGCTTTGGCGGATGGCCGACGCCCTGCGCGGCTCGATGGACGCCGCCGAATACAAGCACGTCGTCCTCGGCCTCATCTTCCTCAAGTACATCTCCGACGCTTTCGAGGAACAACACGCCCGGCTCGAGGCCGAGCGCGACCAGGGCGCCGACCCCGAAGACCCCGACGAATACCGCGCCGAGAACATCTTCTGGGTCCCGCCCGAGGCGCGCTGGGCGCACCTGAAGGCCCAGGCGAAGCAACCAACGATCGGCCAGCTCGTGGACGACGCCATGGCCGCCATCGAACGCGACAACCCGGCCCTCAAGGGCGTGCTGCCCAAGGACTACGCCCGCCCCGCGCTGGACAAGCAACGCCTCGGCCAGCTGATCGACCTCATTAGCAACATCAAAGTCGGCGATGAGGAAAGCCGCGCCAAGGACGTGCTCGGTCGTGTGTACGAATACTTTCTCTCGCAGTTCGCCAGCGCCGAGGGCAAGAAGGGCGGCGAGTTCTACACCCCGCGCTGCGTGGTGAAGCTCCTTGTCGAGATGCTCGAACCCTACCGCGGCCGCGTGTACGACCCCTGCTGCGGCTCGGCCGGCATGTTTGTGCAATCGGTGGAGTTCATCCGCGCACACGCCAGCGGGAACGGCAATGGTGGCAAAGCCAAAGCCGACATCTCCATCTACGGCCAGGAATCCAACTACACCACCTGGCGGCTTGCGAAGATGAACCTCGCCATCCGCGGCATCGATGGCCAGATCGCCCACGGCGACACCTTCCACAACGACCGCTTCCAAGACCTCAAAGCCGACTATATCCTCGCCAACCCGCCGTTCAACGTGAGCGATTGGGGCGGAGAGCGGCTGCGCGACGACAAGCGCTGGAAATACGGCGTGCCTCCCGCCGGCAACGCCAACTTCGCATGGGTCCAGCACATCATCCACCACCTCGCGCCCGCAGGCGTCGCCGGCTTCGTGCTCGCCAACGGCTCCATGTCCTCCAACCAGTCCGGCGAAGGCGAAATCCGCAAGAACATCATCGAGGCAGATTTGGTGGACTGCATGGTCGCCCTGCCGGGCCAGCTCTTCTACTCGACGCAAATCCCGGCGTGCCTCTGGTTCCTGGCCCGCGACCGTAGGGGCGGGTCACCGACCCGCCCGATGCGCGACCGCCGCGGCGAGATTCTCTTCATTGATGCCCGCAAGATGGGCCGCATGGTGGACCGCACCCATCGCGAGCTGACCGACGACGACATCGCTCGTATCGCCAACACTTACCACGCCTGGCGCACCGTAGGGGCGAGGCATGACTCGCCCCTACCGGAATATCGGGACATCCCCAGTTTTTGCAAATCTGCCACGCTGGAAGAAGTCCGCAAGCACGGCTACGTGCTCACGCCGGGCCGCTACGTCGGCGCCGCCGAACAGGAAGAAGACGACGAACCGTTCGACCAGAAGATGCAACGGCTGGTGGCGCAACTGCGCGAGCAACAGGCCGAAGCCGCCAAACTCGACGCCGCCATCGCCGCCAACCTCAAGGAGCTGGGCTTCTGGGAGATGAAACCATGA
- a CDS encoding methyltransferase domain-containing protein, translating to MRDALPHASFIGFTGTPIELADANTRAVFGDYISIYDIQRAVEDGATVPIYYESRLAKLDLPEELKPRLDAEFEEVTEGEEIERKEGLKTKWAQLEAVVAHGERLPFADATFDCAVASEVIEHLPEPERVLDEMWRVVRPGGRVLISTPYRERIRYVLCIHCNQPTPIHAHLNSFDEHRLASYLRQGRFGYTTFGNKALLIARTHVLLGRVPHWLWRLVDWLANRILPKPAHIVAWWDRA from the coding sequence ATGCGGGACGCCCTGCCGCACGCCTCGTTCATAGGTTTCACCGGCACGCCGATCGAGCTGGCCGACGCCAACACGCGGGCCGTGTTCGGCGATTACATCAGCATTTACGACATTCAGCGCGCGGTCGAGGACGGCGCGACCGTGCCCATCTACTACGAAAGCCGCTTGGCCAAGCTCGATCTGCCGGAGGAACTCAAGCCGCGGCTTGACGCGGAATTTGAGGAGGTGACCGAGGGCGAGGAAATCGAGCGCAAGGAAGGACTCAAGACGAAATGGGCGCAGCTCGAAGCAGTCGTCGCACACGGCGAGCGACTCCCGTTTGCCGACGCTACGTTCGACTGTGCTGTTGCGTCCGAAGTAATCGAACATCTCCCAGAACCGGAGCGAGTGCTCGACGAGATGTGGCGTGTTGTCCGGCCGGGTGGACGTGTGCTCATCTCCACACCGTATCGGGAGCGCATTCGCTACGTCCTCTGCATCCACTGCAACCAGCCCACACCGATCCACGCTCACTTGAACAGTTTCGACGAACACCGACTCGCCTCGTATCTGCGCCAGGGACGGTTCGGCTATACAACGTTTGGGAACAAAGCCTTGCTCATTGCACGGACGCATGTTCTGCTCGGACGCGTTCCACACTGGCTATGGCGACTCGTCGATTGGCTCGCCAACAGGATTCTCCCCAAGCCTGCCCACATCGTTGCCTGGTGGGATCGTGCATAA
- a CDS encoding VOC family protein — protein sequence MEARKMTTARPFLMFQGGKAQAALDLYLATFPDSRMLRVERYSEGEPGPVGTIKVAVFTLCGREYMCSDSPIEHKFSFTPSFSTFVEFDSPEDLERVFAILSEGGEVLMPLDNYGFSQKFGWVNDRFGVSWQINLAS from the coding sequence ATGGAGGCACGTAAGATGACAACAGCAAGACCCTTTCTAATGTTCCAAGGCGGTAAAGCACAGGCGGCGTTGGATCTGTATTTAGCCACCTTTCCAGACTCACGCATGCTGCGCGTCGAACGTTATTCCGAGGGCGAGCCTGGTCCGGTCGGAACAATCAAAGTCGCGGTGTTCACGCTGTGTGGGCGTGAGTACATGTGTTCCGATAGCCCCATCGAGCACAAGTTTTCGTTTACGCCGTCATTTTCCACGTTCGTGGAGTTTGATTCGCCGGAGGACTTGGAACGCGTGTTTGCCATTCTGTCCGAGGGAGGCGAAGTTCTTATGCCGCTGGACAACTATGGCTTCAGCCAGAAGTTTGGCTGGGTCAATGACCGCTTTGGTGTGTCGTGGCAAATCAACCTTGCTTCCTAA
- a CDS encoding BglI family type II restriction endonuclease, with translation MLLKPEDLQQDLNRLEEIEKTTLRLVTQAIYDYREIALEIFREEGDLVSDIGEDITREALDRLGMPRIDQRLFGKVDYKRACYLFHPDYAIKQALFVDSKAEKVIGQGTATLQISQLSMVVKQIRSGQKVNVQGKMPTVITLRGETYLTTTLFVKYNYDEEESGVHTLKSIIVAAVPNGMLQDRYNPNPRNTIWIAGRNAPSRGEEFRVRLSFSQLKRKAAWRVQTIPMPPKLFLWDS, from the coding sequence ATGCTCCTCAAACCTGAAGACCTTCAGCAAGATTTGAATCGCCTTGAGGAAATTGAGAAAACAACTCTGCGGTTGGTGACTCAGGCGATTTATGATTACAGAGAAATTGCGCTTGAAATCTTTCGTGAAGAGGGCGATTTGGTTTCGGACATCGGTGAAGACATAACGAGAGAAGCCTTAGACCGCTTGGGAATGCCTAGGATAGACCAGCGGCTTTTCGGTAAGGTGGATTATAAACGTGCTTGCTACCTGTTTCACCCCGACTACGCAATCAAACAAGCCCTTTTTGTGGATTCAAAAGCAGAGAAAGTCATCGGGCAAGGTACAGCAACTTTACAGATATCGCAACTCTCTATGGTTGTTAAGCAAATTCGTTCCGGGCAAAAGGTGAACGTTCAGGGTAAAATGCCAACGGTGATTACATTGAGGGGTGAGACATATCTGACAACAACTCTATTTGTGAAGTACAACTATGACGAGGAAGAAAGCGGCGTCCATACTCTCAAGAGCATAATTGTTGCTGCTGTACCCAACGGAATGTTGCAGGATAGATACAATCCCAACCCACGTAATACTATCTGGATTGCTGGGCGCAATGCTCCTTCTCGGGGTGAAGAGTTCAGGGTTCGTTTGAGCTTTTCACAACTAAAGCGCAAAGCGGCTTGGCGTGTTCAAACCATCCCGATGCCACCCAAGCTGTTCCTCTGGGATTCATAG
- a CDS encoding DNA-methyltransferase, translated as MSSLEEIDFKIDRLPKGLQEKFRELYSNGNGNEAVHYLHPNEIYLGDARQLLPQIEPNSIALSVWSPPYFVGKEYEAHLSFQNWQDLLKTVISLHFPVIKPGGFLVINIADILVFRDPSMPRIQAEAVNRKRSPITRDDVLKAMADHPDYNRYQLAKLLGCSEQTIDRRLHGNNIRGGKYESQTRVKIVGGLVEEWALSAGFYPYDRRVWVKDAAWENSRWTSLSYRSVDEFEYLYVFWKPGITKFDRKRLSADEWKNWGSRGVWYIPSVRANNDHEAKFPVELPARVIRLLTDPGDIVLDCFMGSGTTAVAAIRENRQYIGIEILEKYVTLARQRVSTENLTMEK; from the coding sequence ATGAGTAGCCTAGAAGAGATTGATTTCAAGATAGACCGCTTGCCCAAAGGTTTGCAAGAGAAATTCCGCGAACTCTACTCCAACGGCAACGGGAATGAGGCCGTTCATTACTTGCATCCCAACGAAATCTACTTGGGAGATGCCAGACAACTTTTACCTCAAATAGAACCTAACAGCATTGCTTTAAGTGTGTGGTCTCCGCCTTATTTTGTTGGGAAAGAGTATGAGGCACACCTGTCGTTTCAAAATTGGCAAGATCTGCTAAAAACAGTTATTAGTCTTCACTTTCCGGTAATCAAACCCGGAGGATTTTTGGTTATTAACATAGCTGATATTCTAGTCTTCAGGGATCCTTCAATGCCTCGTATTCAGGCCGAAGCCGTAAACAGGAAACGATCGCCCATCACAAGAGATGATGTATTGAAAGCTATGGCCGATCACCCTGACTACAATCGCTATCAGTTAGCCAAGCTCCTTGGATGCAGTGAACAGACGATAGACCGCCGGCTTCACGGTAACAATATACGAGGCGGGAAATACGAGTCACAAACCCGAGTCAAAATTGTTGGGGGCCTTGTAGAAGAATGGGCGTTGAGTGCTGGATTTTACCCGTACGATCGTCGCGTCTGGGTAAAAGATGCTGCTTGGGAGAACTCACGGTGGACAAGCCTTTCCTATCGGTCTGTAGACGAATTTGAGTATTTGTATGTTTTCTGGAAACCAGGTATTACCAAGTTTGATAGGAAAAGGCTTTCCGCTGATGAATGGAAGAATTGGGGTTCCAGGGGAGTGTGGTACATCCCTTCTGTGAGAGCGAATAACGATCACGAGGCTAAATTTCCTGTGGAATTGCCTGCCAGAGTGATTCGGTTGCTTACTGACCCAGGCGATATCGTGCTTGATTGCTTTATGGGAAGCGGAACAACGGCGGTGGCAGCCATTCGTGAAAATCGCCAATACATTGGAATAGAAATCTTGGAAAAGTATGTAACCTTGGCGCGCCAGAGAGTTTCAACAGAAAATCTTACTATGGAGAAATGA
- a CDS encoding DUF3387 domain-containing protein translates to MPQKNLAVELLRKLLEGEIRGGRLKNVVQARSFAELLERAVRRQNRAVEAVQVIEELIALAKEMRKADRRREQLGLSEEELAFYDALETNDSAVKVLGEPTLRRIAQELVRTVRANVMIDWTLRETVRAQLRVLVKRILRKHSYPPDKQEKATEKVLEQAEVLSAEWAMA, encoded by the coding sequence ATGCCGCAGAAGAACCTGGCTGTAGAGCTCCTCCGCAAACTCCTCGAGGGCGAGATCAGGGGGGGCCGCCTGAAGAACGTGGTGCAGGCGCGCTCGTTCGCAGAGCTATTGGAGCGGGCCGTCCGGCGCCAGAACCGGGCGGTGGAGGCGGTGCAGGTCATCGAGGAGCTGATCGCGCTGGCGAAGGAAATGCGAAAGGCGGACCGGCGGAGGGAACAGCTCGGTCTTTCCGAAGAGGAACTCGCCTTCTACGACGCCCTGGAGACCAACGACAGCGCGGTGAAGGTGCTCGGCGAGCCGACGCTGCGGCGAATTGCCCAGGAACTGGTTCGTACCGTCCGCGCAAACGTGATGATCGACTGGACGCTGCGCGAGACCGTGCGCGCACAGTTGCGCGTGCTGGTCAAACGTATCCTTCGCAAACACAGCTACCCCCCAGACAAGCAGGAGAAAGCGACAGAGAAGGTGCTCGAGCAGGCGGAGGTGCTTTCGGCAGAATGGGCGATGGCATGA
- a CDS encoding virulence RhuM family protein — protein sequence MFSSVQRKCISKSTSKHQVIREPLAAQGGEIVLYQAPDGSVKLDVRLERDTIWLSQKQMALLFDTERSVITKHLRNIFQSGELEEKSNVQKMHIPGSDKPVAFYSLDAIISVGYRVNSKRGTQFRIWATQVLRDHILRGYTVNERRLRELQQTIRLVSTLADRRALSGEEATGLLRVVHDYAVALKLLDDYDHGRIPLPRSNRYPLRAVGTSLNQNSTGFPTSSRRSTISSATFRGLMPIGCANSLPRKFRRALPPTPPTRTLGSSLTNKTPASNTTRRSFA from the coding sequence ATGTTCAGCAGTGTTCAGCGTAAATGTATCAGTAAATCAACATCGAAGCATCAGGTGATCCGAGAACCGCTGGCTGCCCAAGGCGGTGAGATTGTGCTTTATCAGGCGCCCGACGGCTCGGTCAAGCTGGACGTCCGCCTGGAAAGGGATACTATTTGGCTCAGCCAGAAGCAAATGGCTCTCCTTTTCGATACGGAACGAAGTGTTATCACAAAGCATTTGCGCAACATCTTTCAAAGCGGAGAGCTTGAAGAAAAAAGCAATGTGCAAAAAATGCACATTCCCGGTTCGGACAAGCCTGTCGCGTTCTATAGTCTGGACGCCATCATCTCGGTCGGTTACCGGGTCAACTCCAAGCGCGGCACCCAGTTCCGTATCTGGGCTACTCAGGTGCTGCGCGACCACATCCTTCGGGGCTACACGGTCAATGAGCGCCGCCTCAGGGAACTGCAACAGACGATCCGGTTGGTCTCCACGCTGGCGGACCGGCGAGCACTGAGCGGCGAGGAGGCAACAGGTCTGTTGCGGGTGGTGCATGACTACGCCGTGGCGCTCAAGCTTCTCGACGACTACGACCATGGCCGGATTCCGCTGCCGAGATCGAACCGATACCCACTGCGGGCGGTGGGCACAAGCCTGAACCAGAACTCGACCGGCTTTCCAACATCATCAAGGCGTTCAACGATCAGTTCGGCAACATTCCGTGGACTGATGCCGATCGGGTGCGCAAACTCATTACCGAGGAAATTCCGGCGCGCGTTGCCGCCGACGCCGCCTACCAGAACGCTCGGAAGTTCTCTGACAAACAAAACGCCCGCATCGAACACGACAAGGCGCTCGTTCGCGTGA